Proteins encoded in a region of the Vicia villosa cultivar HV-30 ecotype Madison, WI linkage group LG5, Vvil1.0, whole genome shotgun sequence genome:
- the LOC131601325 gene encoding uncharacterized protein LOC131601325, which yields MGVDYYKVLQIDRNAKEDDLKKAYRKLAMKWHPDKNPNNKKDAEAKFKQISEAYDVLSDPQKRAVYDQYGEEGLKGQMPPPGAGGFSEASDGGPTTFRFNPRSPDDIFSEFFGFAKPFGGMGDMGGMGSMGGHPGTSGFPRGMFRDDIFSSLRNATTGEGSGNVPRKSAPIERTLPCGLEDLYKGTTKKMKISRDVSDSSGRPTTVEEILTIEIKPGWKKGTKITFPEKGNEQKGLIPADLVFIIDEKPHSVFKRDGNDLVVTQKITLVEALTGYTAQITTLDGRNLTVPVNTIISPSYEEVVKGEGMPIPKEPSKRGNLRIKFNVKFPSRLTSEQKTGIKRLLT from the exons ATGGGTGTTGATTACTATAAAGTCCTTCAGATAGATCGTAATGCCAAAGAGGATGATCTCAAGAAGGCTTATCGCAAACTTGCTATGAAATGGCATCCTGATAAGAACCCTAACAACAAAAAAGATGCTGAAGCCAAATTCAAGCAAATCTCTGAAGCTTATGAT GTTTTGAGTGATCCTCAAAAGAGAGCTGTGTATGATCAGTATGGTGAGGAGGGGTTGAAGGGGCAGATGCCTCCTCCTGGTGCAGGTGGATTTTCAGAAGCCAGCGATGGTGGACCGACGACGTTCCGGTTCAATCCGAGAAGTCCTGATGACATATTTTCAGAGTTTTTCGGGTTTGCAAAACCGTTCGGTGGAATGGGTGATATGGGTGGTATGGGTAGTATGGGTGGTCATCCCGGTACATCCGGCTTTCCGAGGGGAATGTTTAGGGATGACATTTTCTCCTCATTAAGGAATGCAACAACTGGTGAAGGATCTGGCAATGTGCCGAGAAAAAGTGCACCGATAGAGAGAACACTGCCTTGCGGTTTGGAGGATTTGTATAAAGGAACCACCAAAAAAATGAAGATTTCTAGAGATGTTTCTGATTCTAGTGG GAGGCCTACTACAGTAGAGGAAATTCTAACCATTGAGATCAAGCCAGGTTGGAAGAAAGGAACAAAAATAACTTTTCCCGAAAAGGGAAATGAACAAAAAGGACTTATCCCCGCGGACCTTGTTTTCATCATCGACGAGAAGCCTCATAGTGTCTTCAAAAGGGATGGCAACGATCTTGTTGTCACTCAGAAGATCACTCTTGTAGAAGCTCTGACAGGTTACACAGCGCAAATAACAACCCTTGACGGAAGGAATCTCACAGTCCCCGTCAACACGATTATCAGTCCATCGTACGAAGAAGTTGTTAAAGGAGAAGGTATGCCGATTCCTAAAGAACCTTCCAAAAGGGGAAACTTGAGAATCAAGTTCAACGTAAAGTTTCCGTCTAGACTTACATCAGAACAGAAGACCGGCATCAAGCGATTATTGACATAA
- the LOC131601326 gene encoding uncharacterized protein LOC131601326 isoform X2 produces the protein MVAKAMAATSRENLASLIHSAKLAIDIPSKLDSLRKLKTELPQEDPVILTEFLPPLFDFLSDRFSPVRKFVTEMIGEIGLMNTEFLPDIVPVLIDVLDDDTPAVVRQAILCGIDLFRYTLEKIAVQGLYSSDLDSAIESAWEWMVKFKDRVYSIAFQNGRGGAKLLALKFVEAVIHLYTLDPNGSTEPTSHQGKPPLFNISWLRRDHPVLNIGDLSMEASHNLGLLLDQLRSPTVKALSNSVIIVLIKSLSAIAIDRPAFYGRILPVLLSLEPSSSVVNGVCVSAAHLALKKAFLTCTKCTHPSAAPWRERLAGALKEMQSEGKADQVFQPISASNGSTLPSEDYQPVIKEEDAAVSLFDSGHIHFGRKRSGSPNGSDLAEDADVPGKRVRTTADGLQHKPKMELDEGTANTQDDTPSTAPASSKGDADNGPVQQLVAMFGALVAQGEKAVASLEILISSISADLLAEVVMANMRYLPPNCPNAEGNDEQLHDISIFGSHDKAKYPQSFVAGVMSLSSTFPPVASLLDARQSVSNVHQSVSNVHQSGSNVHQSVSNDLVKSHGEDGISSTGVDSSVMHSGMILSSQNAPSPTDFPSSDTCIPGMENLSTTLPCDIDDIGNLESGIPGLDSFGRNDALSETLAAPSLVSTDMQIEDASQEQVTSLDNSPPLSLVPSISADKSEELSPKTVAADVNSLVSSTATSVVLPSRLVLPKMIAPVVDLADEQKDHVQISCFMRIIDAYKQISVAGGSKVRFSILAYLGVEFPLELDPWKLLQKHILIDYSSHEGHELTLRVLYRLFGEAEVEPDFFSSTTAASVYETFLLTVAEALRDSFPPSDKSLSKLLGESPYLPKSVLKILENMCSPGNGDKVGKESYTLNADRVTQGLSAVWSLILLRPPIRDTCLKIALQSAVHHLEEVRMKAIRLVANKLYPLSSISKQIEDFAKEMMFSVMSSDASEATDAEGSIADSQKGRDIEKLANEPLSLSGSTKEVSDNRPPSSSEATSLLSVSEAQRGMSLYFALCTKKHSLFREIFVIYRNTSKAAKQAIHRQIPILVRTLGSSSVLLEIISDPPNGSEHLLMQVLHTLTDGTIPSKDLIFTVKRLHDSKLKNAEVLIPILPFLPKNEVMPVFANIVKMPFEKFQEALGRILQGSSQSGPVLTPAEILIAIHGIDPERDGIPLKKVTDACNACFDKRQTFTQEVLAKVLNQLVEQIPLPLLFMRTVLQAISAFPTLVDFIMGILARLVKKQVWKQPKLWVGFVKCLQLTKPQSFGVLLQLPPPQLEAALNKVAALKAPLIAHASQPDIQSSLPRSVLVVLGIVSDSQVSSHPAIVSDSQVSSHPAIVSDSQVSSQAGIVSDSQVSSQPGIVSDSQVSSQPGIVSDSQVSSQPQTSQTQTVETSNSDKDTTTEKSQEPSAAS, from the exons ATGGTTGCAAAAGCCATGGCTGCGACTTCGCGTGAAAACCTCGCAAGTCTCATCCACTCAGCCAAATTGGCCATTGACATACCTTCAAAGCTCGACTCATTGCGCAAATTGAAGACCGAACTTCCTCAAGAAGATCCTGTTATTCTCACTGAGTTCCTCCCTCCGCTCTTCGACTTCCTCTCAGATCGCTTCAGTCCTGTTCGCAAATTTGTCACCGA GATGATTGGGGAAATTGGATTGATGAACACTGAGTTTTTGCCTGATATTGTGCCTGTGTTGATTGATGTTTTGGATGATGATACGCCGGCCGTTGTTCGCCAAGCTATACTGTGTGGAATCGATTTGTTTCGTTACACACTAGAGAAAATCGCGGTTCAG GGTCTATATTCTAGTGATTTAGACAGCGCAATTGAATCTGCTTGGGAGTGGATGGTTAAATTCAAAGACAGAGTATACTCGATAGCATTTCAA AATGGAAGGGGTGGAGCAAAGCTGCTGGCATTGAAGTTTGTTGAAGCAGTTATTCATCTTTACACACTTGATCCTAATGGTTCCACAGAACCCACTTCTCATCAAG GAAAACCACCGCTATTTAATATCTCATGGCTGAGGCGGGATCATCCTGTACTTAACATTGGAGATTTGTCGATGGAAGCCAGTCATAATTTGGGTCTCTTGCTTGATCAACTTAGGTCTCCAACTGTGAAGGCTCTTAGTAACTCAGTAATCATTGTGCTGATTAAAAG CCTTTCAGCAATTGCTATAGACAGGCCTGCATTCTATGGTCGCATCTTGCCAGTTTTGCTCAGTTTGGAACCCTCAAGCTCTGTTGTTAATGGGGTCTGTGTGTCTGCGGCACATCTTGCCCTAAAGAAGGCCTTTCTTACGTGCACGAAATGTACACATCCAAGTGCTGCCCCG TGGAGAGAACGTTTGGCAGGTGCCTTGAAGGAAATGCAGTCTGAAGGGAAGGCAGATCAGGTGTTCCAGCCAATCTCTGCAAGTAATGGAAGTACATTACCAAGCGAGGATTATCAACCAGTTATCAAG GAAGAGGATGCTGCAGTAAGTTTGTTTGATTCAGGGCACATTCATTTCGGAAGAAAACGATCAGGATCACCAAATGGAAGTGACTTAGCTGAAGATGCAGATGTTCCTGGAAAACGTGTTAGAACAACAGCTGATGGTTTACAACATAAACCTAAAATGGAATTAGATGAAGGTACTGCTAACACACAGGATGACACTCCTTCGACTGCACCAGCATCTTCAAAAGGAGATGCGGATAATGGGCCTGTACAGCAGCTTGTTGCCATGTTTGGTGCTTTGGTTGCTCAAGGTGAAAAGGCTGTTGCATCTTTGGAAATTCTTATCTCAAGTATTTCTGCTGACTTACTAGCTGAGGTGGTGATGGCAAATATGCGTTATCTACCTCCAAATTGCCCTAATGCTGAAGGAAATGACGAACAGTTGCATGACATTAGTATATTTGGTTCTCATGACAAGGCTAAATACCCACAATCATTTGTGGCTGGTGTTATGTCACTTTCTAGTACTTTCCCGCCTGTTGCTTCACTTCTTGATGCTCGTCAATCAGTGTCCAATGTTCATCAATCAG TGTCCAATGTTCATCAATCAGGGTCCAATGTTCATCAATCAGTGTCCAATGATTTAGTG AAGTCTCACGGGGAGGATGGAATTTCTTCAACTGGAGTAGATAGTAGTGTTATGCATTCTGGCATGATTCTTTCATCTCAAAATGCACCATCGCCTACTGATTTTCCATCTTCTGATACTTGTATACCTGGAATGGAGAATCTCAGTACAACTCTGCCTTGTGACATAGATGACATTGGCAACTTAGAGAGTGGAATCCCTGGCCTGGATTCTTTTGGTCGAAATGATGCATTGTCAGAAACTTTGGCTGCTCCCTCATTGGTTTCCACTGATATGCAAATAGAAGATGCCAGTCAAGAGCAAGTTACAAGTTTGGATAATAGCCCACCCTTGAGCTTAGTTCCATCAATATCCGCAGATAAATCTGAGGAGCTGAGCCCAAAAACAGTTGCTGCAGATGTCAATAGTTTGGTATCCTCAACAGCTACTTCAGTTGTGTTGCCTTCTCGTCTAGTCTTGCCAAAGATGATTGCTCCAGTCGTTGATCTTGCAGATGAACAGAAGGATCATGTGCAAATATCATGTTTTATGCGCATCATTGATGCATATAAGCAAATATCTGTAGCTGGAGGCTCAAAAGTTCGATTTTCAATACTTGCTTATTTAGGAGTTGAG tTTCCTTTGGAGTTAGACCCGTGGAAATTGTTACAAAAGCATATTTTGATTGATTACTCTAGTCATGAG GGACATGAGTTGACATTGCGTGTCCTCTACAGGTTATTTGGTGAGGCTGAAGTGGAGCCTGACTTCTTTTCTTCCACAACTGCAGCTTCTGTATATGAAACATTCCTCCTAACAGTG GCAGAAGCACTTAGAGATTCTTTTCCACCTTCGGATAAATCATTAAGTAAACTGCTCGGTGAATCTCCTTATTTGCCAAAATCAGTTTTAAAAATTTTAGAGAACATGTGTTCTCCTGGAAATGGGGATAAAGTTGGAAAGGAATCATACACATTGAATGCGGATAGAGTTACTCAAGGTCTAAGTGCTGTATGGAGTTTGATTCTTCTAAGGCCTCCCATTCGGGATACTTGCTTAAAAATTGCTTTACAG AGTGCAGTGCATCACTTGGAAGAAGTGCGCATGAAAGCAATACGTCTG GTAGCAAATAAACTTTATCCTTTATCATCAATTTCTAAGCAAATAGAAGATTTTGCTAAGGAAATGATGTTCTCAGTGATGAGTAGTGATGCTTCTGAAGCTACAGATGCTGAAGGGTCCATTGCTGATTCACAAAAg GGACGTGATATTGAAAAGCTTGCAAATGAACCACTGTCTTTGAGTGGCAGTACTAAGGAAGTCTCAGATAATCGGCCACCAAGCTCATCTGAGGCTACCTCACTACTTTCAGTTTCTGAGGCTCAGAGGGGCATGTCATTGTATTTTGCTTTGTGCACAAAG AAACACTCCCTCTTTCGCGAAATATTTGTCATCTATAGAAACACATCAAAAGCAGCAAAACAG GCTATTCATCGTCAGATTCCCATACTAGTTCGTACATTGGGTTCATCTTCAGTTCTCCTTGAAATTATATCAGATCCCCCAAATGGAAGTGAGCATCTCCTAATGCAG GTGTTGCATACACTTACTGATGGTACAATCCCTTCTAAGGATTTAATATTTACTGTGAAAAGGTTACATGATTCAAAACTTAAG AATGCAGAGGTTCTTATTCCAATATTGCCATTCCTACCGAAAAATGAG GTAATGCCGGTTTTTGCCAACATTGTTAAGATGCCTTTTGAGAAGTTTCAAGAAGCACTTGGTCGCATATTGCAG GGATCATCACAATCTGGTCCGGTGCTTACACCAGCCGAAATATTAATTGCTATTCATGGAATTGATCCTGAAAGAGATGGAATTCCCTTAAAAAAG GTAACTGATGCGTGCAATGCTTGCTTTGACAAGCGACAAACTTTTACCCAAGAAGTTCTTGCCAAAGTTTTGAATCAATTG GTTGAGCAGATTCCTCTTCCTTTATTGTTCATGCGTACGGTATTACAAGCAATAAGTGCTTTTCCAACATTG GTGGACTTTATTATGGGGATTCTCGCCCGCCTTGTGAAGAAGCAG GTATGGAAACAACCCAAGCTGTGGGTGGGATTCGTGAAGTGTTTGCAATTGACAAAACCTCAGTCATTTGGTGTTTTGCTTCAG CTACCTCCACCACAATTGGAAGCTGCATTAAATAAAGTTGCTGCACTGAAGGCACCATTGATTGCTCATGCTAGCCAGCCAGATATACAATCTTCACTTCCCAG GTCTGTGCTGGTCGTTCTTGGCATCGTTTCCGATTCTCAGGTTTCAAGTCATCCAGCCATCGTTTCCGATTCTCAGGTTTCAAGTCATCCAGCCATCGTTTCCGATTCTCAGGTTTCAAGTCAGGCAGGCATTGTTTCCGATTCTCAGGTTTCAAGTCAGCCAGGTATTGTTTCCGATTCCCAGGTTTCAAGTCAGCCAGGCATTGTTTCTGATTCCCAGGTTTCAAGTCAGCCACAAACTAGCCAAACACAGACAGTTGAGACAAGCAACTCAGATAAGGACACAACGACTGAAAAATCCCAAGAACCGTCTGCAGCGAGTTAA
- the LOC131601326 gene encoding uncharacterized protein LOC131601326 isoform X1, translating to MVAKAMAATSRENLASLIHSAKLAIDIPSKLDSLRKLKTELPQEDPVILTEFLPPLFDFLSDRFSPVRKFVTEMIGEIGLMNTEFLPDIVPVLIDVLDDDTPAVVRQAILCGIDLFRYTLEKIAVQGLYSSDLDSAIESAWEWMVKFKDRVYSIAFQNGRGGAKLLALKFVEAVIHLYTLDPNGSTEPTSHQGKPPLFNISWLRRDHPVLNIGDLSMEASHNLGLLLDQLRSPTVKALSNSVIIVLIKSLSAIAIDRPAFYGRILPVLLSLEPSSSVVNGVCVSAAHLALKKAFLTCTKCTHPSAAPWRERLAGALKEMQSEGKADQVFQPISASNGSTLPSEDYQPVIKEEDAAVSLFDSGHIHFGRKRSGSPNGSDLAEDADVPGKRVRTTADGLQHKPKMELDEGTANTQDDTPSTAPASSKGDADNGPVQQLVAMFGALVAQGEKAVASLEILISSISADLLAEVVMANMRYLPPNCPNAEGNDEQLHDISIFGSHDKAKYPQSFVAGVMSLSSTFPPVASLLDARQSVSNVHQSGSNVHQSGSNVHQSVSNVHQSGSNVHQSVSNDLVKSHGEDGISSTGVDSSVMHSGMILSSQNAPSPTDFPSSDTCIPGMENLSTTLPCDIDDIGNLESGIPGLDSFGRNDALSETLAAPSLVSTDMQIEDASQEQVTSLDNSPPLSLVPSISADKSEELSPKTVAADVNSLVSSTATSVVLPSRLVLPKMIAPVVDLADEQKDHVQISCFMRIIDAYKQISVAGGSKVRFSILAYLGVEFPLELDPWKLLQKHILIDYSSHEGHELTLRVLYRLFGEAEVEPDFFSSTTAASVYETFLLTVAEALRDSFPPSDKSLSKLLGESPYLPKSVLKILENMCSPGNGDKVGKESYTLNADRVTQGLSAVWSLILLRPPIRDTCLKIALQSAVHHLEEVRMKAIRLVANKLYPLSSISKQIEDFAKEMMFSVMSSDASEATDAEGSIADSQKGRDIEKLANEPLSLSGSTKEVSDNRPPSSSEATSLLSVSEAQRGMSLYFALCTKKHSLFREIFVIYRNTSKAAKQAIHRQIPILVRTLGSSSVLLEIISDPPNGSEHLLMQVLHTLTDGTIPSKDLIFTVKRLHDSKLKNAEVLIPILPFLPKNEVMPVFANIVKMPFEKFQEALGRILQGSSQSGPVLTPAEILIAIHGIDPERDGIPLKKVTDACNACFDKRQTFTQEVLAKVLNQLVEQIPLPLLFMRTVLQAISAFPTLVDFIMGILARLVKKQVWKQPKLWVGFVKCLQLTKPQSFGVLLQLPPPQLEAALNKVAALKAPLIAHASQPDIQSSLPRSVLVVLGIVSDSQVSSHPAIVSDSQVSSHPAIVSDSQVSSQAGIVSDSQVSSQPGIVSDSQVSSQPGIVSDSQVSSQPQTSQTQTVETSNSDKDTTTEKSQEPSAAS from the exons ATGGTTGCAAAAGCCATGGCTGCGACTTCGCGTGAAAACCTCGCAAGTCTCATCCACTCAGCCAAATTGGCCATTGACATACCTTCAAAGCTCGACTCATTGCGCAAATTGAAGACCGAACTTCCTCAAGAAGATCCTGTTATTCTCACTGAGTTCCTCCCTCCGCTCTTCGACTTCCTCTCAGATCGCTTCAGTCCTGTTCGCAAATTTGTCACCGA GATGATTGGGGAAATTGGATTGATGAACACTGAGTTTTTGCCTGATATTGTGCCTGTGTTGATTGATGTTTTGGATGATGATACGCCGGCCGTTGTTCGCCAAGCTATACTGTGTGGAATCGATTTGTTTCGTTACACACTAGAGAAAATCGCGGTTCAG GGTCTATATTCTAGTGATTTAGACAGCGCAATTGAATCTGCTTGGGAGTGGATGGTTAAATTCAAAGACAGAGTATACTCGATAGCATTTCAA AATGGAAGGGGTGGAGCAAAGCTGCTGGCATTGAAGTTTGTTGAAGCAGTTATTCATCTTTACACACTTGATCCTAATGGTTCCACAGAACCCACTTCTCATCAAG GAAAACCACCGCTATTTAATATCTCATGGCTGAGGCGGGATCATCCTGTACTTAACATTGGAGATTTGTCGATGGAAGCCAGTCATAATTTGGGTCTCTTGCTTGATCAACTTAGGTCTCCAACTGTGAAGGCTCTTAGTAACTCAGTAATCATTGTGCTGATTAAAAG CCTTTCAGCAATTGCTATAGACAGGCCTGCATTCTATGGTCGCATCTTGCCAGTTTTGCTCAGTTTGGAACCCTCAAGCTCTGTTGTTAATGGGGTCTGTGTGTCTGCGGCACATCTTGCCCTAAAGAAGGCCTTTCTTACGTGCACGAAATGTACACATCCAAGTGCTGCCCCG TGGAGAGAACGTTTGGCAGGTGCCTTGAAGGAAATGCAGTCTGAAGGGAAGGCAGATCAGGTGTTCCAGCCAATCTCTGCAAGTAATGGAAGTACATTACCAAGCGAGGATTATCAACCAGTTATCAAG GAAGAGGATGCTGCAGTAAGTTTGTTTGATTCAGGGCACATTCATTTCGGAAGAAAACGATCAGGATCACCAAATGGAAGTGACTTAGCTGAAGATGCAGATGTTCCTGGAAAACGTGTTAGAACAACAGCTGATGGTTTACAACATAAACCTAAAATGGAATTAGATGAAGGTACTGCTAACACACAGGATGACACTCCTTCGACTGCACCAGCATCTTCAAAAGGAGATGCGGATAATGGGCCTGTACAGCAGCTTGTTGCCATGTTTGGTGCTTTGGTTGCTCAAGGTGAAAAGGCTGTTGCATCTTTGGAAATTCTTATCTCAAGTATTTCTGCTGACTTACTAGCTGAGGTGGTGATGGCAAATATGCGTTATCTACCTCCAAATTGCCCTAATGCTGAAGGAAATGACGAACAGTTGCATGACATTAGTATATTTGGTTCTCATGACAAGGCTAAATACCCACAATCATTTGTGGCTGGTGTTATGTCACTTTCTAGTACTTTCCCGCCTGTTGCTTCACTTCTTGATGCTCGTCAATCAGTGTCCAATGTTCATCAATCAGGGTCCAATGTTCATCAATCAGGGTCCAATGTTCATCAATCAGTGTCCAATGTTCATCAATCAGGGTCCAATGTTCATCAATCAGTGTCCAATGATTTAGTG AAGTCTCACGGGGAGGATGGAATTTCTTCAACTGGAGTAGATAGTAGTGTTATGCATTCTGGCATGATTCTTTCATCTCAAAATGCACCATCGCCTACTGATTTTCCATCTTCTGATACTTGTATACCTGGAATGGAGAATCTCAGTACAACTCTGCCTTGTGACATAGATGACATTGGCAACTTAGAGAGTGGAATCCCTGGCCTGGATTCTTTTGGTCGAAATGATGCATTGTCAGAAACTTTGGCTGCTCCCTCATTGGTTTCCACTGATATGCAAATAGAAGATGCCAGTCAAGAGCAAGTTACAAGTTTGGATAATAGCCCACCCTTGAGCTTAGTTCCATCAATATCCGCAGATAAATCTGAGGAGCTGAGCCCAAAAACAGTTGCTGCAGATGTCAATAGTTTGGTATCCTCAACAGCTACTTCAGTTGTGTTGCCTTCTCGTCTAGTCTTGCCAAAGATGATTGCTCCAGTCGTTGATCTTGCAGATGAACAGAAGGATCATGTGCAAATATCATGTTTTATGCGCATCATTGATGCATATAAGCAAATATCTGTAGCTGGAGGCTCAAAAGTTCGATTTTCAATACTTGCTTATTTAGGAGTTGAG tTTCCTTTGGAGTTAGACCCGTGGAAATTGTTACAAAAGCATATTTTGATTGATTACTCTAGTCATGAG GGACATGAGTTGACATTGCGTGTCCTCTACAGGTTATTTGGTGAGGCTGAAGTGGAGCCTGACTTCTTTTCTTCCACAACTGCAGCTTCTGTATATGAAACATTCCTCCTAACAGTG GCAGAAGCACTTAGAGATTCTTTTCCACCTTCGGATAAATCATTAAGTAAACTGCTCGGTGAATCTCCTTATTTGCCAAAATCAGTTTTAAAAATTTTAGAGAACATGTGTTCTCCTGGAAATGGGGATAAAGTTGGAAAGGAATCATACACATTGAATGCGGATAGAGTTACTCAAGGTCTAAGTGCTGTATGGAGTTTGATTCTTCTAAGGCCTCCCATTCGGGATACTTGCTTAAAAATTGCTTTACAG AGTGCAGTGCATCACTTGGAAGAAGTGCGCATGAAAGCAATACGTCTG GTAGCAAATAAACTTTATCCTTTATCATCAATTTCTAAGCAAATAGAAGATTTTGCTAAGGAAATGATGTTCTCAGTGATGAGTAGTGATGCTTCTGAAGCTACAGATGCTGAAGGGTCCATTGCTGATTCACAAAAg GGACGTGATATTGAAAAGCTTGCAAATGAACCACTGTCTTTGAGTGGCAGTACTAAGGAAGTCTCAGATAATCGGCCACCAAGCTCATCTGAGGCTACCTCACTACTTTCAGTTTCTGAGGCTCAGAGGGGCATGTCATTGTATTTTGCTTTGTGCACAAAG AAACACTCCCTCTTTCGCGAAATATTTGTCATCTATAGAAACACATCAAAAGCAGCAAAACAG GCTATTCATCGTCAGATTCCCATACTAGTTCGTACATTGGGTTCATCTTCAGTTCTCCTTGAAATTATATCAGATCCCCCAAATGGAAGTGAGCATCTCCTAATGCAG GTGTTGCATACACTTACTGATGGTACAATCCCTTCTAAGGATTTAATATTTACTGTGAAAAGGTTACATGATTCAAAACTTAAG AATGCAGAGGTTCTTATTCCAATATTGCCATTCCTACCGAAAAATGAG GTAATGCCGGTTTTTGCCAACATTGTTAAGATGCCTTTTGAGAAGTTTCAAGAAGCACTTGGTCGCATATTGCAG GGATCATCACAATCTGGTCCGGTGCTTACACCAGCCGAAATATTAATTGCTATTCATGGAATTGATCCTGAAAGAGATGGAATTCCCTTAAAAAAG GTAACTGATGCGTGCAATGCTTGCTTTGACAAGCGACAAACTTTTACCCAAGAAGTTCTTGCCAAAGTTTTGAATCAATTG GTTGAGCAGATTCCTCTTCCTTTATTGTTCATGCGTACGGTATTACAAGCAATAAGTGCTTTTCCAACATTG GTGGACTTTATTATGGGGATTCTCGCCCGCCTTGTGAAGAAGCAG GTATGGAAACAACCCAAGCTGTGGGTGGGATTCGTGAAGTGTTTGCAATTGACAAAACCTCAGTCATTTGGTGTTTTGCTTCAG CTACCTCCACCACAATTGGAAGCTGCATTAAATAAAGTTGCTGCACTGAAGGCACCATTGATTGCTCATGCTAGCCAGCCAGATATACAATCTTCACTTCCCAG GTCTGTGCTGGTCGTTCTTGGCATCGTTTCCGATTCTCAGGTTTCAAGTCATCCAGCCATCGTTTCCGATTCTCAGGTTTCAAGTCATCCAGCCATCGTTTCCGATTCTCAGGTTTCAAGTCAGGCAGGCATTGTTTCCGATTCTCAGGTTTCAAGTCAGCCAGGTATTGTTTCCGATTCCCAGGTTTCAAGTCAGCCAGGCATTGTTTCTGATTCCCAGGTTTCAAGTCAGCCACAAACTAGCCAAACACAGACAGTTGAGACAAGCAACTCAGATAAGGACACAACGACTGAAAAATCCCAAGAACCGTCTGCAGCGAGTTAA